From one Sparus aurata chromosome 16, fSpaAur1.1, whole genome shotgun sequence genomic stretch:
- the ldah gene encoding lipid droplet-associated hydrolase isoform X1 produces the protein MRATSDEEVQEENNEAEVVEGVHCKKLLKALLKIDLNERITPAEVLKHPFITQDYLKANEMDTMVTDRRDEPQTDFIYCCGAATELLRFGPCQLHSGHKVLFFIVPGNPGVVGFYKTFMQTLHSMFGYRHPVWAVSHAGHCVPPDSMDMIEDASSAAEGDVFGLSGQIEHKLAFLRKHVPRETSLVLVGHSIGCYIILELMKRDPELKILKAVMLFPTIERMAQTPQGKVMTPVLCHMRYVAYLPLFLLSLLPESLKANLIKLVFGGIRSLDHTVVQPTVGLLSGDCAANAMYMGGQEMKKVLERDNITIQENLQKLIFYYGATDHWCPVQYYHDIKKDFPRGDFRLCENSFRHAFVLDAGRDVAKMVVEWIRGDLRT, from the exons ATGAGAGCGACGAGTGACGAAGAAGTACAA GAGGAAAACAATGAAGCGGAGGTTGTAGAGGGTGTGCATTGTAAAAAGCTCCTGAAGGCCTTGCTGAAAATTGATCTGAATGAGAGGATCACTCCCGCTGAAGTCCTCAAACatccattcatcacccaagaCTACCTGAA AGCTAATGAGATGGACACCATGGTGACCGACAGGAGGGATGAACCACAGACGGACTTCATCTACTGCTGTGGAGCCGCCACAGAGCTGCTCAGATTTGGCCCCTGTCAGTTGCACTCTGGACACAAGGTGCTTTTCTTCATCGTTCCAG GTAACCCAGGTGTCGTTGGCTTCTACAAAACCTTCATGCAAACACTTCACAGTATGTTTGGATACCGCCACCCAGTGTGGGCTGTAAGCCACGCTGGCCACTGTGTGCCACCAGACTCCATGGACATGATAGAAG ATgcctcctcagcagcagagggtgATGTGTTTGGTCTCAGCGGGCAGATTGAACACAAGCTGGCTTTCCTCAGGAAACATGTTCCCAGAGAAACCAGCCTGGTCCTGGTGGGTCACTCCATTGGCTGCTACATTATTCTGGAGTTGATGAAGAGAGATCCTGAACTCAAG ATTCTAAAGGCCGTCATGCTGTTTCCAACCATTGAGCGCATGGCTCAGACTCCGCAGGGGAAGGTCATGACCCCGGTGCTGTGTCACATGCGTTATGTGGCCTACCTGcctctcttcctgctctctctgctgcctgagAGCCTCAAAGCCAACCTGATCAAACTGGTGTTTGGTGGAATCCGCTCTCTGGACCACACTGTGGTTCAGCCTACTGTTGGTTTACTCAGTGGAGACTGTGCAG CTAATGCTATGTACATGGGAGGGCAGGAGATGAAGAAAGTTCTGGAAAGAGACAACATAACCATTCAGGAAAATCTCCAAAAG CTTATATTTTATTATGGAGCTACAGACCACTGGTGCCCTGTTCAGTATTATCATGACATCAAAAAGGACTTCCCACGCGGAGATTTTAGGCTGTGTGAGAACAGTTTCCGCCACGCCTTCGTTCTGGACGCAGGAAGAGACGTTGCCAAAATGGTGGTTGAATGGATCCGTGGAGATTTGAGGACATGA
- the ldah gene encoding lipid droplet-associated hydrolase isoform X2, with protein MLRSVMCVGRLFATLATPQRRSITSKPQGKLFLELQRRRRANEMDTMVTDRRDEPQTDFIYCCGAATELLRFGPCQLHSGHKVLFFIVPGNPGVVGFYKTFMQTLHSMFGYRHPVWAVSHAGHCVPPDSMDMIEDASSAAEGDVFGLSGQIEHKLAFLRKHVPRETSLVLVGHSIGCYIILELMKRDPELKILKAVMLFPTIERMAQTPQGKVMTPVLCHMRYVAYLPLFLLSLLPESLKANLIKLVFGGIRSLDHTVVQPTVGLLSGDCAANAMYMGGQEMKKVLERDNITIQENLQKLIFYYGATDHWCPVQYYHDIKKDFPRGDFRLCENSFRHAFVLDAGRDVAKMVVEWIRGDLRT; from the exons ATGTTGCGATCTGTGATGTGTGTAGGAAGACTGTTtgcaacactggcaacaccacaGCGTCGTTCAATCACATCCAAACCACAAGGAAAACTTTTTttggagctgcagaggagaagaag AGCTAATGAGATGGACACCATGGTGACCGACAGGAGGGATGAACCACAGACGGACTTCATCTACTGCTGTGGAGCCGCCACAGAGCTGCTCAGATTTGGCCCCTGTCAGTTGCACTCTGGACACAAGGTGCTTTTCTTCATCGTTCCAG GTAACCCAGGTGTCGTTGGCTTCTACAAAACCTTCATGCAAACACTTCACAGTATGTTTGGATACCGCCACCCAGTGTGGGCTGTAAGCCACGCTGGCCACTGTGTGCCACCAGACTCCATGGACATGATAGAAG ATgcctcctcagcagcagagggtgATGTGTTTGGTCTCAGCGGGCAGATTGAACACAAGCTGGCTTTCCTCAGGAAACATGTTCCCAGAGAAACCAGCCTGGTCCTGGTGGGTCACTCCATTGGCTGCTACATTATTCTGGAGTTGATGAAGAGAGATCCTGAACTCAAG ATTCTAAAGGCCGTCATGCTGTTTCCAACCATTGAGCGCATGGCTCAGACTCCGCAGGGGAAGGTCATGACCCCGGTGCTGTGTCACATGCGTTATGTGGCCTACCTGcctctcttcctgctctctctgctgcctgagAGCCTCAAAGCCAACCTGATCAAACTGGTGTTTGGTGGAATCCGCTCTCTGGACCACACTGTGGTTCAGCCTACTGTTGGTTTACTCAGTGGAGACTGTGCAG CTAATGCTATGTACATGGGAGGGCAGGAGATGAAGAAAGTTCTGGAAAGAGACAACATAACCATTCAGGAAAATCTCCAAAAG CTTATATTTTATTATGGAGCTACAGACCACTGGTGCCCTGTTCAGTATTATCATGACATCAAAAAGGACTTCCCACGCGGAGATTTTAGGCTGTGTGAGAACAGTTTCCGCCACGCCTTCGTTCTGGACGCAGGAAGAGACGTTGCCAAAATGGTGGTTGAATGGATCCGTGGAGATTTGAGGACATGA
- the ldah gene encoding lipid droplet-associated hydrolase isoform X3 — protein sequence MESSPAKINGTSTADLANEMDTMVTDRRDEPQTDFIYCCGAATELLRFGPCQLHSGHKVLFFIVPGNPGVVGFYKTFMQTLHSMFGYRHPVWAVSHAGHCVPPDSMDMIEDASSAAEGDVFGLSGQIEHKLAFLRKHVPRETSLVLVGHSIGCYIILELMKRDPELKILKAVMLFPTIERMAQTPQGKVMTPVLCHMRYVAYLPLFLLSLLPESLKANLIKLVFGGIRSLDHTVVQPTVGLLSGDCAANAMYMGGQEMKKVLERDNITIQENLQKLIFYYGATDHWCPVQYYHDIKKDFPRGDFRLCENSFRHAFVLDAGRDVAKMVVEWIRGDLRT from the exons ATGGAATCCTCACCTGCCAAAATAAACGGGACATCAACTGCAGACCT AGCTAATGAGATGGACACCATGGTGACCGACAGGAGGGATGAACCACAGACGGACTTCATCTACTGCTGTGGAGCCGCCACAGAGCTGCTCAGATTTGGCCCCTGTCAGTTGCACTCTGGACACAAGGTGCTTTTCTTCATCGTTCCAG GTAACCCAGGTGTCGTTGGCTTCTACAAAACCTTCATGCAAACACTTCACAGTATGTTTGGATACCGCCACCCAGTGTGGGCTGTAAGCCACGCTGGCCACTGTGTGCCACCAGACTCCATGGACATGATAGAAG ATgcctcctcagcagcagagggtgATGTGTTTGGTCTCAGCGGGCAGATTGAACACAAGCTGGCTTTCCTCAGGAAACATGTTCCCAGAGAAACCAGCCTGGTCCTGGTGGGTCACTCCATTGGCTGCTACATTATTCTGGAGTTGATGAAGAGAGATCCTGAACTCAAG ATTCTAAAGGCCGTCATGCTGTTTCCAACCATTGAGCGCATGGCTCAGACTCCGCAGGGGAAGGTCATGACCCCGGTGCTGTGTCACATGCGTTATGTGGCCTACCTGcctctcttcctgctctctctgctgcctgagAGCCTCAAAGCCAACCTGATCAAACTGGTGTTTGGTGGAATCCGCTCTCTGGACCACACTGTGGTTCAGCCTACTGTTGGTTTACTCAGTGGAGACTGTGCAG CTAATGCTATGTACATGGGAGGGCAGGAGATGAAGAAAGTTCTGGAAAGAGACAACATAACCATTCAGGAAAATCTCCAAAAG CTTATATTTTATTATGGAGCTACAGACCACTGGTGCCCTGTTCAGTATTATCATGACATCAAAAAGGACTTCCCACGCGGAGATTTTAGGCTGTGTGAGAACAGTTTCCGCCACGCCTTCGTTCTGGACGCAGGAAGAGACGTTGCCAAAATGGTGGTTGAATGGATCCGTGGAGATTTGAGGACATGA
- the ldah gene encoding lipid droplet-associated hydrolase isoform X4 yields MDTMVTDRRDEPQTDFIYCCGAATELLRFGPCQLHSGHKVLFFIVPGNPGVVGFYKTFMQTLHSMFGYRHPVWAVSHAGHCVPPDSMDMIEDASSAAEGDVFGLSGQIEHKLAFLRKHVPRETSLVLVGHSIGCYIILELMKRDPELKILKAVMLFPTIERMAQTPQGKVMTPVLCHMRYVAYLPLFLLSLLPESLKANLIKLVFGGIRSLDHTVVQPTVGLLSGDCAANAMYMGGQEMKKVLERDNITIQENLQKLIFYYGATDHWCPVQYYHDIKKDFPRGDFRLCENSFRHAFVLDAGRDVAKMVVEWIRGDLRT; encoded by the exons ATGGACACCATGGTGACCGACAGGAGGGATGAACCACAGACGGACTTCATCTACTGCTGTGGAGCCGCCACAGAGCTGCTCAGATTTGGCCCCTGTCAGTTGCACTCTGGACACAAGGTGCTTTTCTTCATCGTTCCAG GTAACCCAGGTGTCGTTGGCTTCTACAAAACCTTCATGCAAACACTTCACAGTATGTTTGGATACCGCCACCCAGTGTGGGCTGTAAGCCACGCTGGCCACTGTGTGCCACCAGACTCCATGGACATGATAGAAG ATgcctcctcagcagcagagggtgATGTGTTTGGTCTCAGCGGGCAGATTGAACACAAGCTGGCTTTCCTCAGGAAACATGTTCCCAGAGAAACCAGCCTGGTCCTGGTGGGTCACTCCATTGGCTGCTACATTATTCTGGAGTTGATGAAGAGAGATCCTGAACTCAAG ATTCTAAAGGCCGTCATGCTGTTTCCAACCATTGAGCGCATGGCTCAGACTCCGCAGGGGAAGGTCATGACCCCGGTGCTGTGTCACATGCGTTATGTGGCCTACCTGcctctcttcctgctctctctgctgcctgagAGCCTCAAAGCCAACCTGATCAAACTGGTGTTTGGTGGAATCCGCTCTCTGGACCACACTGTGGTTCAGCCTACTGTTGGTTTACTCAGTGGAGACTGTGCAG CTAATGCTATGTACATGGGAGGGCAGGAGATGAAGAAAGTTCTGGAAAGAGACAACATAACCATTCAGGAAAATCTCCAAAAG CTTATATTTTATTATGGAGCTACAGACCACTGGTGCCCTGTTCAGTATTATCATGACATCAAAAAGGACTTCCCACGCGGAGATTTTAGGCTGTGTGAGAACAGTTTCCGCCACGCCTTCGTTCTGGACGCAGGAAGAGACGTTGCCAAAATGGTGGTTGAATGGATCCGTGGAGATTTGAGGACATGA
- the alkbh1 gene encoding nucleic acid dioxygenase ALKBH1, with product MAKMAASMVESGEDAFRKIFKFYKRRNPPPDFSDVIDFSKGVPSDKIVPAKLDPAAVSDVEAARVGLQPVRDWRAHGLHGYPGFIFISNPFLRGSQPPWVRQCLKTYPQKPNVCNLDMHMSPSDTQDIWDKSVQGLRRPSSGKREPKTLLERLRWVTLGYHYNWDTKTYSADHYTAFPADLHLLSLHVTAACGFPGFNAEAGILNYYRSDSSLGIHVDESELDHSRPLLSFSFGQSAIFLLGGTCRQDPPTAMFMHSGDMMVMSGQSRLLYHAVPRILPAPQGHPASEMEGCSLGSSLQDSAVVQPVSEEDWAVCSRYIQSSRVNVTVRQVLGPGQSFPQTPSSHQRTDAGQPGGYHDKQEDGETGKRKRSNSCDSADTVET from the exons ATGGCCAAGATGGCAGCCTCCATGGTGGAGAGCGGAGAAGATGCATTCAGAAAAATATTCAAGTTTTATAAGAGAAGAAACCCTCCGCCGGATTTCAGCGATGTCATCGACTTCTCCAAAGGTGTTCCGAGTGACAAG atagTTCCAGCTAAATTGGACCCTGCTGCAGTGAGTGATGTGGAGGCTGCCAGGGTTGGATTACAGCCTGTCAGAGACTGGAGGGCCCACGGGCTGCACGGCTACCCAG GATTCATCTTCATCTCCAACCCCTTCCTGCGGGGCTCCCAGCCCCCCTGGGTCAGACAGTGTCTGAAGACCTACCCCCAGAAACCCAACGTCTGCAACCTGGACATGCACATGTCTCCCTCTGACACCCAGGACATCTGGGACAAGAGTGTCCAGGGCCTCAG GCGTCCCAGCTCTGGAAAGAGAGAACCAAAGACTCTCCTGGAGAGGCTGCGCTGGGTCACTCTAGGCTATCATTACAACTGGGATACCAAG ACTTACTCGGCCGATCATTACACTGCTTTCCCGGCTGATCTCCACTTGCTGTCCCTCCATGTGACAGCCGCCTGTGGGTTCCCAGGGTTCAACGCAGAAGCTGGAATCCTCAACTATTACCGGTCGGATTCCTCCCTGGGAATCCACGTGGATGAATCTGAACTAGATCACAGCCGACCACTGCTGTCATTCAG TTTTGGCCAGTCAGCCATCTTCCTCCTGGGAGGCACCTGCAGACAGGACCCCCCCACCGCTATGTTCATGCACAGCGGGGACATGATGGTGATGTCCGGACAGAGCCGCCTCCTGTACCACGCTGTTCCCCGCATCCTTCCAGCACCCCAGGGACATCCAGCTTCTGAGATGGAAGGCTGCAGTCTGGGTTCGTCCCTGCAGGACAGCGCTGTGGTGCAGCCGGTGTCAGAGGAGGACTGGGCGGTGTGCTCCAGGTACATTCAGAGCTCCAGAGTGAATGTGACTGTCAGACAGGTGCTGGGGCCCGGGCAGAGCTTCCCACAAACACCCTCCTCTCACCAAAGGACTGATGCGGGACAGCCAGGAGGGTACCACGACAAGCAAGAAGATGGAGAGACagggaaaaggaagaggagtAATAGCTGTGACTCTGCCGATACTGTGGAGACATGA
- the slirp gene encoding SRA stem-loop-interacting RNA-binding protein, mitochondrial, with protein sequence MAAPSKKAFELFVSKIPWTVAGKEMKEYFGQFGAVKKCLLPFDKETGFHRGFCWVGFSSEEGLSNALQKDLHMIEGAKLQVQRNRRPFGVQKLTKDSEVD encoded by the exons ATGGCGGCGCCGTCAAAGAAGGCTTTCGAGCTGTTCGTGTCTAAAATACCCTGGACTGTGGCCGGCA aggagatgaaggagTACTTTGGACAGTTCGGCGCAGTGAAGAAGTGTCTCCTCCCGTTT GACAAAGAAACGGGCTTCCACAGAGGGTTCTGCTGGGTTGGATTCTCATCAGAAGAAGGACTGAGCAACGCACTTCAGAAAGACCTGCACATGATCGAGGGAGCCAAG ctccaGGTTCAGAGGAACAGACGTCCATTTGGAGTGCAAAAGCTGACCAAAGACAGTGAAGTTGACTGA